GGCGGTGTGCCCGTTCCCAAGCGACCGATTGGAGTTGCTATTCCAGATGTCGCTCCTGGAGATACCGAGACGCTGGAAGCTATCAAGAAACAGCAGCAACTGGCCGAGCTGAAGGAAGAACAGGAAGCGGTGCGTGAGATTGAAGCCGTGTTTAACCGCGATCAGGCTGCACAGAAAGCTCTCAAACACCGAGAGCTTGCACTCACCGAGGAGCATCGCGAAGTGCAGGACAGTGCCACCGAGCCGGAAGAAGAGGAGGAATATCTCATCATTGAAAAGGAAGAACAGTACACCGAGGACTCGATCAATGAGCCGGAGAGCAGTGCCACCAAAGAGGAAGAAATTCAGAAACATCAGCGCGATTCGCAAGAGTCCGAAAAACGGAAGCGCGACAGTttggaagaagagaaagaggaaaaggTGGATGTGGAtaaggttgttgttgttgatacGGCTGCCGAGGAGGATGCAGCTGAAAGCGAAAAGCCGGATGACGATCAACCGCAtcaggaagaggaggaagatgtCGAAGCCAGTGCCCCGGCCGAGGAGCGACCTGACGACAAGGAAAGGCTTTCGCCCAAGCACAAACAAGAGCTCGAGGAGGAAGTGCAGGATATTATCGCATCAGCGAAGGAAATCGCCAAATCCAAGATGGAAACCTCGATGGACGGGCTGAAGACAGAGGAGATCTCATCCTTTAGCCCGGATGAAAAAATGAGCAGCACGAAAAAGACCAGTGACACACGGGACGAGGAACAGGAACTACCGATCGGCCATCCAAAAGACCATATCGATCCCCCTCACCACGAGAGCCACCACGAGGAGCGCGTTTCGGCAACCGTCGAGTCTGGTGCGACAACGACTGCTCCAACACTTCCCGAAGACGAACGCATACCCCTTGACGAAATCAAGGAAGATCTCGTGATCGAAGAAAAGCACGTCAAGGAGGAAACAAAGGAAATCGAAGTGGCTTCCGCGATACCACCAGTGGCGTCTGCTGCAGCAATCCCAGTCGAGCAACCGATGGGACCGGTAGTGGCAATGGAGGAAGTGCCCACTACGGCAGCTCCATTGAAAACAGTTTATGAGCCGCTGGAACGACCGATACCGGCTAAGATGCAGTTCAGCGCACAGCAGGCCCATATGCGCGATGTGGTAAAAACACCGGATGAGGTTGCCGATCTGCCGGTGCATGAGGAGGCCGATCTCGAGGAGGATTACGGCGAGGATAAGGATAAGGATAGCAAAGAAGATGAGGATAAGGACCGTGATACGAAAGAGAAGCCAGAGGAGGAACCGATCGTCGCAGTCTCTACGACAATCGTGTCATCGACACTGGCGGCGATAGAGACTGAAGTTAAGCAACCTGAGAAGACTGATCAAGAAAGGCATGTAGCGGATAAGTCAGTTGAAAGTGATAAACCATGTGATACGTCAAAGAAACCAACTGAAGTGAAGGAAATGGTCGAGAAAATGCAAAGAGATACCCTACTGGACAAGCCGCCAAAATCTGACGCACAGGAACTAGAACAACAGGATGCTTCAAAACCACTGCTCATGGACGATGCCATTTTGAGGGATTTGGAGTCACAAATAATCCCAGTAGACGATAAGCTCGATAGTGCAGTAAaggtgcagcaacagcatcaggTTAAACCTGACAGCAAGTTGCCAGCAGAAGCAACCGATCAAGATAAGGATGATGCGGATGAAGACGAAACGAACAAGGTCCCAGTGGAGGAAGAGTTGATCGTCGCACAAAAAGTAGTACCTAAGGTTCCCGAACCGCCACAAACCGTATCGTCGGTGTTGGATGAAATCTGGCAAACACCATCAAAGGTCGAGGAAAAACTGGACGAGTTGAAACATCTAATCGACGACAAAGCGAAGAGCACCGTGTCTGATCTAGTAGCCATGAAGGATACTATGGTTAAAACTGTTGCCGAACGGAAGGAGGAAATCATCGATACCGTCGTAGTAGAGGTCAAGGATGCGGATCAAAAAGTAAAAGAGATCCTTGAAGACGCTGGCAAAGAAGTGGAGCAAATGGTTGTAGAAACTGCACAAGAGGTGGTAAAAGGTATTACCGATAAAGCTGACTCCGTGCTCGATGATCTGCAATCTAAGACCAAGCTGATCGACGATGAACTAACAGCCACCACTTCTAAGATGGACGCGAAAGTGGATTCCGTAGTCCAAGAGGTTTCGCAAGCTGCTACAAAGGTAGATGAAACGCTGGTCAACATCGCAGCAGAAACGAGCGAACTGGAAAAGTTAGCGAAAGATCTCAAACAAGATGTTATCAGCCAGTTGGATAGTACCAAACAACAGCTCGAACAAGACCTTACGAAAGAGGTAGAAAAGGTGCAAGAAAAAGCGAAAACTGGCATCAGCTCTTTCTTCGGAAGCATCACGGAGGGCATTAAAAGTGGAATCGAGAAAATGGCAGACAAAGTGGAACACAAGATCAAAGATAAAACCGAGGAAGTTGAAGTCAAATTGCAACAAGTCACAGAAAAAATTGACAGTCTCCAAATGGAACGCAGTTTAGAATCGGTCGCAGCAGCACACCACGAGTCGGAAGAACAAGCATACGATCGATTTGGAGGCCCTTACGAGCGAAGCTATACCCAAGAGTTGCGTGAAACGCATATTACGACACTCGATTCTCCGGTCTCGGATGGAGATAAGCTAAATATGGAATTGAAATCCATGGTCAACATTCCGCAAGATATCGACGAAGACAAGGAGCTCGAAGAGCTAGAGGCTAACAAAAGCATGGGTTCATTTGTGATCGAGGACATCAAGTATAGTGCTTTTGATGATGCTAATCTGCGCGAAATcaaagaggaggaagaggaagatcGGGTTTCTCCACCACAAGGAACCTCGGAGAAGCTTGACCCAGTCATTGGCATGATGCCACCACGCGCGCGTACTCCGGAAGATGTAGCCAAGATTGTGGCCAATGTAGCGGAAGTCTTGAAGTCCGATAAAGACTTAGAGGAAATCATTCCTGGATTCGATCCTCAGGAGCTGGAGCGAAAGCTTTCCCAAGGTGCTGCGCGTGAGGAAGATGTAGGCACAGTACAACGAATGCTCGTTACGGCCAGCAGCGAAGATGGTGGCGAAGAGACGGTCATTTGTGCCGACGGAACTATCACATTCTCAAAGTCAGCCACGCCAGAACCTATTCAGGGTTCCGGCACTACTACTCCTGAGATTAAAGTGCAGGAGGAGAATGAAGACGAAGAGGATGACGCCGAGTCGCATATGCCCACAAAGGATGCTACTGACGTGAAACGAACAGGAGATGAAAAGGGAAGCCCTGCATCGTCAGGCAAATCGTCGCCAGATTTAAAAACATCTCCCACATCAATCGAAGAGAAGGACAAACACGAATTACCTGAGAAAGTAGTTCAGGTTGAGGTGGCAAAACCAAAGATGCCTGAAGAAACTATTGACATGGTGAGCGATATCCACAAGGAATCGTTAGCCGATCATCAAACATACGGTCAAATTGATGATACAAGGCGTGAGTCCGCCATTAGTACTTTCAGCGAGCGAGATTATACCAAGGATGAAAGCTCTTTCGTCGATGAACGTGATTCGTCTCGGGCACATTCGATATCAAGTCACATCAGTGATCTAAAAGAAGACCCAACCGACCTAAAATCAGTGGCAGACTTTTTAAAGGAATCTGAAAAAGATCACGATCAAGTATTTGTTGAAGCAGACGGCAAAATGAAAGAGCTTTCTAGTCCTGAATCCATTGCAAGTCAGAAAACGGTATCAGAGAAGGATCAGATTGTTGTAGGCGGAACTGCTGACACATCAATTGAGCCAGCTGCTGCATCCGATATGACTGTTGATGCTAAGGCACAGGTCGAATCGGGTGAATTTTCGCGTCCAGAATCTCCAGCAAGTGTGGGAGACACTAGCCTTCAGGAATCGACAGTGCCATATAGCACAACCAAAGATTTTCAAGAACAACCCATTCAAATGCGACAACAGTTGAAAGAATCTGCATCATTGGATCTCGCCGAAGAACTGCAGGAAGAAACAAGCTTTTCTCGTCCTGAATCACCAGCTAGCGCCGAAGATGTATCACGCCCTGCTTCTGCTGTAAGTGGACCAGCTGACAAGGCTCCGTCTGAGAAGTCCGTCGATCTCAAGGCTGAGACCAAGGAGGAGTCCcgacctgcttctgctgcaagtGGACCAGCTGACAAGGCTCCGTCTGAGATGTCCGTCGGGCTGAAAGCTGATGACAAGGAGGAGTCCCGACCTGCTTCTGCTACAAGTGGACCAGCTGACAAGGCTCCGTCTGAAAAGTCCGATGAGCTGATGGCTGAGACCAAGGAGGAGTCCcgacctgcttctgctgcaagtGGACCAGCTGACAAGGCTCCGTCTGAGAAGTCCGTCGATCTCAAGGCTGAGACCAAGGAGGAGTCCcgacctgcttctgctgcaagtGGACCAGCTGACAAGGCTCCGTCTGAGAAGTCCGTCGATCTCAAACCTGATACCAAGGAGGAGTCCcgacctgcttctgctgcaagtGGACCAACTGACAAGGCTCCGTCTGAGAAGTCTGTCGATCTCAAGGCTGGTGACAAGGAGGAGTCCcgacctgcttctgctgcaagtGGACCAGCTGACAAGGCTCCATCTGATAAGTCCGATGAGCTTAAGGCTGAGACCAAGGAGGAGTCCCGACCTGCTTCTGCGGCAAGTGGACCAGCTGACAAGGCTCCATCTGAGAAGTCCGTCGATCTTAAGGCTGAGACCAAGGAGGAGTCCcgacctgcttctgctgcaagtGGACCAGCTGACAAGGCTCCGTCTGAGAAGTCCGTCGATCTCAAGCCTTGTGACAAGGAGGAGTCCcgacctgcttctgctgcaagtGGACCAGCTGATAAGGCTCCGTCTGAGATGTCCGTCGATCTGAGACCAAGGCTGATGCCAAAGAGGAGTCCcgacctgcttctgctgcGAGTGGACCAGCTGACAAGGCTCCGTCTGAGAAGTCCGTCGATCTCAAAGCTGAGACCAAGGAGGAGTCCcgacctgcttctgctgcGAGTGGACCAGCTGACAAGGCTCCGTCTGAGAAGTCCGTCGATCTCAAAGCTGAGACCAAGGAGGAGTCCcgacctgcttctgctgcaagtGGACCAGCTGACAAGGCTCCGTCTGAGAAGTCCGTCGATCTCAAGGCTGATGCCAAGGAGGAGTCCcgacctgcttctgctgcaagtGGACCAGCTGATAAGGCTCCGTCTGAGATGTCCGTCGATCTCAAGGCTGAGACCAAGGCTGTTGACAAGGAGGAGTCCcgacctgcttctgctgcaagtGGACCAGCTGACAAGGCTCCGTCTGAGAAGTCCGTCGATCTCAAGGCTGATGCCAAGGAGGAGTCCcgacctgcttctgctgcaagtGGACCAGCTGACAAGGCTCCGTCTGAGAAGTCCGTCGATCTCAAGGCTGATGACAAGGAGGAGTCCcgacctgcttctgctgcaagtGGACCTGCTGACAAGGCTCCGTCTGAGAAGTCCGTAGATTTCAAAGCTGAGACCAAGGAGGAGTCCcgacctgcttctgctgcaagtGGACCAGCTGACAAGGCTCCGTCTGAGAAGTCCGTCGATCTCAAGGCTGAGACCAAGGAGGAGTCCcgacctgcttctgctgcaagtGGACCAGCTGACAAGGCTCCATCTGAGATGTCCATAGATCTCAAGGCTGAGACCAAGGAGGAGTCCcgacctgcttctgctgcaagtGGACCGCTGACAAGGCTCCGTCTGAGAAGTCCGTCGATCTCAAGGCTGATGCCAAGGAGGAGTCCCGACCTGCTTCTGCTGTAAGTGGACCAGCTGACAAGGCTCCGTCTGAGATGTCCGTCGATCTCAAGGCTGAGACCAAGGACGAGTCCcgacctgcttctgctgcaagtGGACCAGCTGACAAGGCTCCGTCTGAGAAGTCCGTCGATCTCAAGGCTGATGCCAAGGAGGAGTCCcgacctgcttctgctgcaagtGGACCAGCTGACAAGGCTCCGTCTGAGAAGTCCGTCGATCTTAAGGCTGAGACCAAGGAGGAGTCCcgacctgcttctgctgcaagtGGACCCGCTGACAAGGCTCCGTCTGAGATGTCCGTCGATCTCAAGGCTGAGACCAAGGAGGAGTCCcgacctgcttctgctgcaagtGGACCAGCTGACAAGGCTCCGTCTGAGAAGTCCGTCGATCTCAAAGCTGATGCCAAGGAGGAGTCCcgacctgcttctgctgcaagtGGACCAGCTGACAAGGCTCCATCTGAGATGTCCATAGATCTCAAGGCTGAGACCAAGGAGGAGTCCcgacctgcttctgctgcaagtGGACCAGCTGACAAGGCTCCGTCTGAGAAGTCCGTCGATCTCAAGGCTGATGCCAAGGAGGAGTCTcgacctgcttctgctgcaagtGGACCAGCTGACAAGGCTCCGTCTGAGAAGTCCGTCGATCTCAAAGCTGAGACCAAGGAGGAGTCCcgacctgcttctgctgcaagCGGACCAGCTGACAAGGCTCCGTCTGAGAAGTCTGTCGATCTCAAGGCTGAGACCAAGGAGGAGTCTcgacctgcttctgctgcaagtGGACCAGCTGACAAGGCTCCGTCTGAGATGTCCGTCGATCTCAAGGCTGAGACCAAGGAGGAGTCCcgacctgcttctgctgcGAGTGGACCAGCTGACAAGGCTCCGTCTGAGAAGTCCGTCGATCTCAAAGCTGAGACCAAGGAGGAGTCCcgacctgcttctgctgcaagtGGACCAGCTGACAAGGCTCCGTCTGAGAAGTCCGTCGATCTCAAGGCTGAGACCAAGGAGGAGTCCcgacctgcttctgctgcaagtGGACCAGCTGACAAGGCTCCGTCTGAGATGTCCGTCGATCTCAAAGCTGATGACAAGGAGGAGTCCcgacctgcttctgctgcaagtGGTCCAGCTGACAAGGCTCCGTCTGAGATGTCCGTCGATCTCAAGGCTGAGACCAAGGAGGAGTCCcgacctgcttctgctgcaagtGGACCAGCTGACAAGGCTCCGTCTGAGAAGTCCGTCGATCTCAAGGCTGAGACCAAGGAGGAGTCCcgacctgcttctgctgcaagtGGACCAGCTGACAAGGCTCCGTCTGAGAAGTCGTCGATCTCAAAGCTGAGACCAAGGAGGAGTCCcgacctgcttctgctgcaagtGGACCAGCTGACAAGGCTCCGTCTGAGAAGTCCGTCGATCTCAAGGCTGAGACCAAGGAGGAGTCCcgacctgcttctgctgcaagtGGACCAGCTGACAAGGCTCCGTCTGAGAAGTCCGTCGATCTCAAAGCTGATGACCAAGGAGGAGTCCcgacctgcttctgctgcaagtGGACCAGCTGACAAGGCTCCGTCTGAGATGTCCGTCGATCTCAAGGCTGATGACAAGGAGGAGTCTcgacctgcttc
This is a stretch of genomic DNA from Anopheles merus strain MAF chromosome 2R, AmerM5.1, whole genome shotgun sequence. It encodes these proteins:
- the LOC121588490 gene encoding microtubule-associated protein futsch isoform X1; translated protein: MDQDQDLVAPMEVNGGDEQQGGSIDIGAGSDGPPSIIGVGPPSPLTGCYLLIVIGEPHSQDHKDIILQRLIKGFLSWDVVDCHVDLEDELHTITLQALEGEEGKHGERLIQYASENLVTEILIHPQVNTFIQCIRNLLSSFTRHRHIIHTGYTFSGNGSWILQDGTFSVMDFMEAFQEHEVQRVLRAYPETITMDIHCAPVGQWHMIQEKSFSRLCRLRLNPVDVLDSGSERLNTFVAYLSSMIIPTEISELLESSDVVGNIRFSHPTLYVFPGGQGDAALFGINGFNMLVDGGFSRKSCFWDFVRHLDRLDAVLMTRINNTNIKGISSVVERKSEAHVYPQIGHFFGNIPERKGLPSPDGDKDRDPLLVDILQEGHQIVTNLKSLNLKAQNCYRDAEPINLYHKVGHGTLDMYVISPARDSREVKDFLARWAAADQRLFTKEAKDGKDFAFPLQNLISICALLVWTPANPEDNITRILFPGSAPEYKILEGLEKMKNVEFMRQPVCPVKSITANLSTPVLVTKKSLKSASTDRIIAEPLHPSKPKDNKLIDNKMRMMHADNKLASDGMDSSADEIKMEKQLSRTAASTTVASARIESKPKAIRSGKPIATAEKKLDNKKLDQQDEKKDSISDVSSDKEDALSIEKSKPVAVDSEKSLDEAIDAPEKKEEVDAAKPELDAKEKKKDDTSPAGADTGGMATKPTRKPPTSRTVTSSTARSRVDTASKTSKPSVDRKPAVRKQTEANKSSPTTPKKTSSIEAKLTNGSATKAEQGEDVKKAVGKSTAAKVGPTLGSKPGKSSPKATPAKSAKDENNRKVLEARQRPTMAAKREARKDQEKKETAPAKQTERKPISRRPKGTVSTSSSAMHAGGSPVKAKKVLKSEKDAVIRKAKLDKSGTTDSSLVSTPSADEGGVPVPKRPIGVAIPDVAPGDTETLEAIKKQQQLAELKEEQEAVREIEAVFNRDQAAQKALKHRELALTEEHREVQDSATEPEEEEEYLIIEKEEQYTEDSINEPESSATKEEEIQKHQRDSQESEKRKRDSLEEEKEEKVDVDKVVVVDTAAEEDAAESEKPDDDQPHQEEEEDVEASAPAEERPDDKERLSPKHKQELEEEVQDIIASAKEIAKSKMETSMDGLKTEEISSFSPDEKMSSTKKTSDTRDEEQELPIGHPKDHIDPPHHESHHEERVSATVESGATTTAPTLPEDERIPLDEIKEDLVIEEKHVKEETKEIEVASAIPPVASAAAIPVEQPMGPVVAMEEVPTTAAPLKTVYEPLERPIPAKMQFSAQQAHMRDVVKTPDEVADLPVHEEADLEEDYGEDKDKDSKEDEDKDRDTKEKPEEEPIVAVSTTIVSSTLAAIETEVKQPEKTDQERHVADKSVESDKPCDTSKKPTEVKEMVEKMQRDTLLDKPPKSDAQELEQQDASKPLLMDDAILRDLESQIIPVDDKLDSAVKVQQQHQVKPDSKLPAEATDQDKDDADEDETNKVPVEEELIVAQKVVPKVPEPPQTVSSVLDEIWQTPSKVEEKLDELKHLIDDKAKSTVSDLVAMKDTMVKTVAERKEEIIDTVVVEVKDADQKVKEILEDAGKEVEQMVVETAQEVVKGITDKADSVLDDLQSKTKLIDDELTATTSKMDAKVDSVVQEVSQAATKVDETLVNIAAETSELEKLAKDLKQDVISQLDSTKQQLEQDLTKEVEKVQEKAKTGISSFFGSITEGIKSGIEKMADKVEHKIKDKTEEVEVKLQQVTEKIDSLQMERSLESVAAAHHESEEQAYDRFGGPYERSYTQELRETHITTLDSPVSDGDKLNMELKSMVNIPQDIDEDKELEELEANKSMGSFVIEDIKYSAFDDANLREIKEEEEEDRVSPPQGTSEKLDPVIGMMPPRARTPEDVAKIVANVAEVLKSDKDLEEIIPGFDPQELERKLSQGAAREEDVGTVQRMLVTASSEDGGEETVICADGTITFSKSATPEPIQGSGTTTPEIKVQEENEDEEDDAESHMPTKDATDVKRTGDEKGSPASSGKSSPDLKTSPTSIEEKDKHELPEKVVQVEVAKPKMPEETIDMVSDIHKESLADHQTYGQIDDTRRESAISTFSERDYTKDESSFVDERDSSRAHSISSHISDLKEDPTDLKSVADFLKESEKDHDQVFVEADGKMKELSSPESIASQKTVSEKDQIVVGGTADTSIEPAAASDMTVDAKAQVESGEFSRPESPASVGDTSLQESTVPYSTTKDFQEQPIQMRQQLKESASLDLAEELQEETSFSRPESPASAEDVSRPASAVSGPADKAPSEKSVDLKAETKEESRPASAASGPADKAPSEMSVGLKADDKEESRPASATSGPADKAPSEKSDELMAETKEESRPASAASGPADKAPSEKSVDLKAETKEESRPASAASGPADKAPSEKSVDLKPDTKEESRPASAASGPTDKAPSEKSVDLKAGDKEESRPASAASGPADKAPSDKSDELKAETKEESRPASAASGPADKAPSEKSVDLKAETKEESRPASAASGPADKAPSEKSVDLKPCDKEESRPASAASGPADKAPSEKSVDLKAETKEESRPASAASGPADKAPSEKSVDLKAETKEESRPASAASGPADKAPSEKSVDLKADAKEESRPASAASGPADKAPSEMSVDLKAETKAVDKEESRPASAASGPADKAPSEKSVDLKADAKEESRPASAASGPADKAPSEKSVDLKADDKEESRPASAASGPADKAPSEKSVDFKAETKEESRPASAASGPADKAPSEKSVDLKAETKEESRPASAASGPADKAPSEKSVDLKADAKEESRPASAVSGPADKAPSEMSVDLKAETKDESRPASAASGPADKAPSEKSVDLKADAKEESRPASAASGPADKAPSEKSVDLKAETKEESRPASAASGPADKAPSEMSVDLKAETKEESRPASAASGPADKAPSEKSVDLKADAKEESRPASAASGPADKAPSEMSIDLKAETKEESRPASAASGPADKAPSEKSVDLKADAKEESRPASAASGPADKAPSEKSVDLKAETKEESRPASAASGPADKAPSEKSVDLKAETKEESRPASAASGPADKAPSEMSVDLKAETKEESRPASAASGPADKAPSEKSVDLKAETKEESRPASAASGPADKAPSEKSVDLKAETKEESRPASAASGPADKAPSEMSVDLKADDKEESRPASAASGPADKAPSEMSVDLKAETKEESRPASAASGPADKAPSEKSVDLKAETKEESRPASAASGPADKAPSEKSSISKLRPRRSPDLLLLQVDQLTRLRLRSPSISRLRPRRSPDLLLLQVDQLTRLRLRSPSISKLMTKEESRPASAASGPADKAPSEMSVDLKADDKEESRPASAASGPADKAPSEKSVDLKADAKEESRPASAASGPADKAPSEKSVDLKADAKEESRPASAASGPADKAPSEMSVDLKADDKEESRPASAASGPADKAPSEKSVDLKAETKEESRPASAASGPADKALSEMSADLKAETKEESRPASAASGPADKAPSEKSVDLKAETKEESRPASAASGPADKAPSEKSVDLKAETKEESRPASAASGPADKAPSEKSVDLKAETKEESRPASAASGPADKAPSEKSVDLKAETKEESRPASAASGPADKAPSEKSVDLKADAKEESRPASAASGPADKAPSEKSVDLKADAKEESRPASAASGPADKAPSEKSVDLKADAKEESRPASAASGPADKAPSEKSVDLKAETKEESRPASAASGPADKAPSDKSVDLKPDAKEESRPASAANGPADKAPSEMSVDLKADDKEESRPASAASGPADKAPSEMSVDLKADAKEESRPASAASGPADKAPSDKSVGLKADDKEESRPASAASGPADKAPSEKSVDLKAETRRSPDLLLLQVDQLTRLRLRSPSISKLRPRRSPDLLLLQVDQLTRLRLRCPSISRLMPRRSPDLLLLQVDQLTKLRLISPSISNLMPRRSPDLLLLQVDQLTRLRLKSPSISRLMTRRSPDQLLLQVDQLTRLRLRSPSISRQMPNKSPDLLLLQV